DNA sequence from the Streptomyces sp. CA-210063 genome:
ACGTGCGCGAGGTGATCGGGGCACGCGTACCCGGCCTGCGACTGCGGGTCGACGGGCTGGACGTGGATCTCGCGGTCGTCGCCACGGGCGCACTGGACCCCGCCGAGGCGGTGGACCGCCGGGCCGAGCTGGGCGAGGCGGCGGCGATCGCGCTCAGCGCGGTGAGCGACGCCGACACGCTGCTCGCCGTCGTGGGCGCCCACGAGTCGGCCTTCGTCCGACTGGCCACGCAGGTCAAGGCCTGGGCGAAGGCCCGAGGCCTGGACTCGGCGCCCTTCGGCGGGCTGCCGGGCCTGGCCTGGTCCGTCCTGGCGGCGCGGACGGCGAGCGAGGCCGGTGATCTGCCACCGGCCGATCTCCTACGGCACTTCTTCGCGACCTGGGCAGCCTGGGACTGGAAAGTCCCGGTGGGCGAACCCGCGGGCGAACTGGTGGGCGGCGCCGGTCAGCCCCTTTCCCTGACCATCACGACGCCCTCCGCCCCCGTACGCCCCTGCACCGACCAGGTCACCCCGGGTATGCGTGACCTCATCACCCAAGAGCTGTTCCGCGCCTGGGAGTTGCTGGACGCCACCACCGACCCGTATCCATGGCCCGACCTGCTCTCGCCTCCCCCTCTGCACCGCCGCCACGCGGCCTGGGCGGTCCTGACGGTGGGCCCGGGCGTCGCGGACGAGGGCCGGGTACGAGGACGGATGCGGGCCCTCGTCACCGACCTCGCGACCGTGGCCCCCGACTGCCACGCCTGGCCCCGCCCCTTCACCACGGACCCCGTCCGCTACGCGATCGGCCTGGGTTCCACACCACCGGGCCCCGATCCCCTCGCGGCAGTCGCCGAACGCCGGCTGCGCGGACTGGCGGGGGTCACCCTGACGAGAGCGGAGGGAGGCGAGGTGCCTACCTTGCGCTGACGTACCGACCTTGCGCTGACGTACCGACCTTGCGCTGACGTACCGACCTGACACTGACGTACCGACCTGACACTGAGGGACAAAGCCCCCTGGCCCGGTCAGCGCCCCGCAGCCAGCCCCTCCCGCAGCGCTCCGTACGCCGGCTTCCGCCCATACCCCTCATCCATCGGCGTCGCCGCGCCCTGGCCGTCGAACACCCCCGGCACCCACGAGTACTTGTCCGTGAACCCCCACACCGTGAACGACCTGCAACTCCGCGCCCCCAGGCACGCGTCCAGCAGCCTCCGGAAATAGCTCGCCTGGGTCGCGCGCTTCGCCGAGTCCGCCGGCAGGATCATCCGGACGTCGACCTCCGTGAACGCCGTCTGCATGCCCAGCGCCTCGAAGCGGGCGAGGTTCTCGGCGACCTGCCCCGGGAAGCCGTACTGGATCGCAAGGTGCCCCTGGATACCGAAGCCCTGCACCGGCACGCCCGCGGCCTTCAATTCCTTCGCCAGGTCGTAGTACGCCGTGGACTTCGCGTTGACGCCCTCCACGTTGTAGTCGTTGAGGAAGAGCTTGGCCTTGGGGTCGGCGGCGTGGGCCCAGCGGAAGGCGTCCGCGATGTAGGAGGGGCCGAGCTGCTGCAACCAGATCGAGTTCCGCAGGCTGCCGTCCTCCTCGAAGACCTCGTTGACCACGTCCCACTGCTGGATCCGGCCCTTGTACCGCTTCACCTCGGCGGTGATGTGGTCGCGGAGGATGCCGCGCAGCTCGGTCGCGTCGATCGACCCGTCCGCCACCCCCGCCGTCAGCCAGCCCGGCAGCTGGCTGTGCCACACCAGGGTGTGGCCGCGGACGACCTGGCCGTGGGCGCGGGCGTAGCGGACGAGGTCGTCGGCGGGTTTCCAGTCGTACACCCCGCGCTGCGGCTCCACCGACTCCCACTTCATGACGTTCTCGGCGGTCACGGAATCGAATTCGCGCGCCGTCGTTCTGCGGTACGTCCGGTCGTCCGCGAGGGCCGTCATGTCCACGGCCGTGCCGATGCGCACGCCGGCCCGGTCGGCGAGCGTCCGCAAGGACGGACCGTGCGCGGAGGCCGGCTGTACGGCCACACCCGTGGCCACCAGCGCCCCGGCGACCAGCGCGAGCACGGGCATCCGGAAGCGGTTCGTGTGCCACAGGTTCGACTGCCTCAGCTTCGTATGGCTCGGGTTCGAGTGCCTCAAGTTCGTGTGGCTCGGGTTCGAGTGCCTCAGGTTCGTGCGCCTCATCTGTGGTCCTCTCTCAGATCCGGTGGCTCTCCAGGGGCCCCAGATACGTCGGTGTCAGCCCACCCGTGTCGATCACCAAGCGCTGCAGCACCACCGTCGGATCGACCATCCAGAACGTCAGGCGATGCACCCCGGGCCGCCCGATCGTGTGACGGGTCGCGGTGACATTGACGTTGTCCGAGGTGTTCCGCGCCCACTGCTTGTTCATCAGGCCGTCGTCCGCGCCCGTCACCGCGTGGATGTCGACCGTGCGCGGGGTGTCGTCACCGAAGGACACCGCGTACCGCAGACCACCCGTCGCCAACGCGGGATTCCGAGGCGAGACGTACGCCCAGACGGTGACCTCACCGGCCGACAGCAGGCCGACCTCGTACTCCAGCCGAGGCCCGGCACCCCCCGGGGTCTGGCGGGGCGCCGTCACCGGCCACGGCGTCAGCCCCGCGCCCGTACGGCCGATCCGCTCGATCCGCCGCCACCGGACCCGGCCGTCACGCGAGCCCACCGCCCGCGCACAGTGCTCCGCGTCGATCGCCACATACCCGCCCGCCTCGACGAACCCCCGCAGCCCGCGCGCCTCCCGGGCCGACGGCTTCTCCGCGACGGCCTTGACGGTCACCGAGGCCCCGGCACCGCTCACAGTCACGGAACCCTCGGCCCGACCACCACCCGGCACCCGTCCCCAATCCACCCGGACCTCGACGCGTACCTGTTCCTCCACCCGCCCCCGCGACCGCTCCACCACCAGCCACGGCACCGACGCCTCGATCCGGTACTCGAAGGGCGTACGCCCCCGGTTGAACACCTCGATGTACTGCTGCGGCCGCGTCTGATACGGGCTGAACACCGGAAGCACCGCCTCCGCAGTGGAGCGAGGCCACCACTCCCCCGAGTCGTCCGCCCCGTCGACCGCCACCCCCAGCTCCGCGGCCTCCGGCACCTCGATCCGCCGCACCTTGGGGAAGATCTCGTCCGGCAGCGCCACGTTGTCCTTCTCCGGCTGCTGCCACCCGGCGTTCGGACCGTATCGCTCGACGTCCCCGTACCCGATGTGCGGCTGGGTCTGGAAGCCCCGCCACTTCCCGCCCGCCACCTCGGAGTTGAAGCGGTCGGCCAACGCGAAGTCCCGCTCCAGGCCCACCTCGGCGGCCGCCGCCCGGCCGTTCGTCGCCGCCCGCCCCTGCCCGGCGTAGAGCAGGTTCTCGAACTCCGCCTCCCGCAACCCGTACAGGTTCGCCGTGGCCAGCACCGCGTAGCCGACCAGCTCGAACCACGCGTCCTGGGCGCCCGCCGGAAGTCTCCTCGCCACCCGCTCCGCCCGCTTCGCCAGCGCCCGCCACTCCTCGGTGACGCGTTCCAGCTCCCGGTGGCCGAAGAAGAAGGGCGTCTCCTGGTCGTCGTAGACGACCTCACCGGTGTCCTCGGCCACCGTGATCCGCCGGTTGAGCAACTCGGGCTTGCGGCGTGCCTGAAGCTGTCCGTACGCGCTCAGCACCTCGGCGATCTCCGCGGCGGCGCCCGCCCCGAAGTTCTGCCGCGCGAACCCCCGCTCCCACTCCTCCAGGTTCTCCAGCTTCCAACGCGACGGATCCCAGGCGTAGTTGAGGAAGAACTCGGTCGGCAGCTCGTTCCCCTTCAGATCACCGACGTTCACCACCCACAGCCCGCGATTCCCATAGGAAGCCGCCTCGTGCAGCTGCTCCCACAGGTTCGCGAGGTTCGCCGTGTCGACCCATTTGTAGTTGCGCCCGACGCCGACGTAGTCGAAGTGGTAGTACAACCCGTAGCCCCCACGGCGTACGGGCTCCCCCGGATCCGGATGCTTACGGATGTTCCCCCAGTTGTCGTCGGTGAGGACGACCGTGACATCGTCCGGTGCCCGCAACCCCCGGTCCCAGTACCGCTGGACCTCCTTGTACAGCGTCCACACCTGCGGGGTCTCCGAGGCCGGCCTGCCCGTCACCTCCTCGATGATCTGCCGCTGGGTCTCGATGATCTCCTTCATCAGCTCGATGCCGTCACCGTCGGGGAGGCTCGTGTCGCCGTTGCCCCGCATGCCGAGGGTGACCACGCCCTCGAAGCCCTGGTCCACCATGCGCTGGATACCGGCCCGCCAGTACGCCTTGATCGCCTCGGCGTTACGGCGGTACGACCACTCCCCCGTCCCGCCGTACGGGTCGTGCCCGGGCACCGCGTGCCGGTTCCACTCCTCGATCCCCCGCATCATGGGCGCCTCATGAGACGTGCCCATGACAATCCCGTACTCCGAAGCCCGCTCATGGTTCTCCGGGTCGTCCTCCGCGAAGGCCCTCCCCCACACCGCCGGCCAGACGTAGTTCCCCTTCAGCCGCAGCAACACCTCGAAGACCTTGGCCCAGAAGGCGGCGTTGAAGCCCCCGGGATGCCCGGGCGCCTTCCCGGGCCCGAAGTACGCCGGCGCCCACGTCCCGAGCGCCGGGTTCTCGTCGTTGATGAAGATGCCCCGGTACTTCACGGCCGGCGTCCCCTGGCTGAAGCGGCCCGGCCGCACGTACACCGCGTCCCGGTGGACCGGCGGCACGTCGTCCCACCAGTACCAGGGCGAGACTCCGATGCCGTACGACACGTCGTACGCGCCGAAGATCGTGCCGCGCGGATCGCTGCCCGCGACGACGAAGGCCCGCCGCACCCCCGGCATCGGCCGGTCGACGACCGTCTGCAGCGAGGTCTCCCATTTCCCCCGCACTCCGCCGACGTCCAGTTTCCCGGCGGCGATCAGCCCGTCGATCAGCGGACTGCGGCCGATGGTCCCCACCAGCACGACCTCGGGCCCGACCGCGTCCCCCGGCCGTACACCCGTCACCCGCTCGATGTCGTCACGGAGATCCCCTGCGACCCGTACGACTCCGGGGTGATCCTCGGGGCTGACCACGACCGGGACCCCGACCAGCGCAAACGCCCCCGCCACGGGCGAGAAGGAGATGTACGCCCCCGGATCCGTAGCCCTCAGGTCGGTGGCCCCCGAGTCGGACTCCGCCCACGCGCCCCCGGCCTGCGTCGACCACACCGGCACCGCGGCGACCCCGGCACCGAGCACGGCCCTACGGCTGACGTACCCAGACATGACACACCCCTCCACCCCGGTATTTGCTCAGCGGCATGACAAATAGTGAAGGGAGTGACCGGCGGGGGGAATGGGTCGTCACCGTCGAATAGTTTCGAAGCCCGCACTGCGGATGCCCCGTCCCCGCACAGCGAAGAGGCCCGTACGACCGAAGTCGTACGGGCCTCTCCAGAGACCTACCGGGTCAGTTCAAGATCACTTGGTGATCTTGGTGACCTGGCCGGCGCCCACGGTCCGGCCACCCTCACGGATGGCGAACTTCAGGCCCTCTTCCATGGCGATGGGCTGAATGAGCTCAACCTTCATCTCCGTGTTGTCGCCGGGCATGACCATCTCGGTGCCCTCGGGGAGGGTCACCACGCCGGTCACGTCCGTCGTACGGAAGTAGAACTGCGGGCGGTAGTTGTTGAAGAACGGCGTGTGGCGGCCACCCTCGTCCTTGGACAGGATGTAGGCCTGGGCCTCGAACTCGGTGTGCGGCGTGACCGAACCGGGCTTGATGATGACCTGGCCGCGCTCGACGTCCTCGCGCTTGATGCCACGGAGGAGCAGACCGACGTTCTCACCGGCCTGGCCCTCGTCGAGCAGCTTGCGGAACATCTCGATGCCGGTGACCGTGGTGGTGGTCTTGTCCTGCTTGATGCCCACGATGTCGACGGTCTCGTTGACCTTGAGGACACCACGCTCGATACGACCGGTGACGACGGTGCCACGACCGGTGATCGTGAAGACGTCCTCGATCGGCATCAGGAACGGCTTGTCGACGTCACGCTCGGGCTGCGGGATGTTCTCGTCGACGGCCTTCATCAGGTCGAGGACGGACTGGCCCCACTCCTTGTCGCCCTCAAGGGCCTTGAGCGCGGAGACCTTGACGACCGGCAGGTCGTCGCCCGGGAACTCGTACTCGGAGAGCAGCTCACGGACCTCGAGCTCGACGAGCTCCAGGATCTCCTCGTCGTCCACCATGTCGGCCTTGTTCAGGGCGACGACGATGTACGGAACACCGACCTGGCGGGCCAGGAGCACGTGCTCCTTGGTCTGCGGCATCGGGCCGTCGGTGGCGGCGACAACGAGGATGGCGCCGTCCATCTGCGCCGCACCCGTGATCATGTTCTTGATGTAGTCCGCGTGACCGGGGCAGTCGACGTGGGCGTAGTGACGCGTCTCGGTCTGGTACTCGACGTGCGCGATCGAGATCGTGATACCGCGCTGACGCTCCTCGGGAGCCTTGTCGATCTGGTCGAAGGCCGAGGCCTCGTTCAGGTCCGGGAACGCGTCGTGCAGCACCTTGGTAATGGCGGCCGTGAGGGTCGTCTTACCGTGGTCGATGTGACCGATGGTGCCGATGTTGACGTGGGGCTTAGTCCGCTCGAACTTCGCCTTCGCCACTGGGTCCTCCTGTGGAGTGGTTCTGGTACGCCTTACTCATCGGCGCCAGGTGATCTTTGCTGGGATGCCGCCCGCCGGGGTGTCCCCTTGCCGGGTGAGTCCCGGCGGTCGGTGTCAAGCCTAAAGCGTGTAAACGGGGTGTGTTACTCGCCCTTGGCCTTCGCGATGATCTCCTCGGCGACGTTCCGCGGAACCTCGGCGTAGGAGTCGAACTGCATCGAGTAGCTTGCGCGACCCGAGGTCTTGCTACGGAGGTCTCCGACGTAGCCGAACATCTCCGAGAGGGGCACAAGGCCCTTCACGACGCGGGCACCGGCCCGCTCCTCCATGGCCTGGATCTGACCACGGCGGGAGTTGATGTCGCCGATGACCTCACCCATGTAGTCCTCGGGCGTGGTGACCTCGACGGCCATCATCGGCTCAAGGAGCACGGGGGACGCCTTGCGCGCGGCCTCCTTGAAGGCCTGCGATCCGGCGATCTTGAACGCGAGCTCGGAGGAGTCGACCTCGTGGTAGGCACCGTCGAGAAGCGTGACACGGACGCCCGTCATCTCGTACCCGGCGAGGATGCCGAACTGCATGGCCTCCTGCGCACCGGCGTCCACCGAAGGGATGTACTCCTTCGGGATACGGCCACCGGTCACCTTGTTCACGAACTCGTACGACGTGTCGCCGCCCTCGAGGGGCTCGATCGCGATCTGCACCTTGGCGAACTGACCGGTACCACCGGTCTGCTTCTTGTGGGTGTAGTCCACGCGCTCGACGGCCTTGCGGATCGTCTCGCGGTACGCGACCTGCGGCTTGCCGACGTTGGCCTCGACCTTGAACTCACGGCGCATACGGTCGACCAGCACCTCGAGGTGCAGCTCGCCCATACCACCGATGATGGTCTGGCCCGTCTCCTCGTCCGAGTGGACCTGGAAGGAGGGGTCCTCCTCCGCGAGACGCTGGATGGCGACACCCAGCTTCTCCTGGTCACCCTTGGACTTGGGCTCGATGGCGACCTGGATGACCGGCGCCGGGAAGTCCATGGACTCCAGGATCACCGGGTTCTTGTCGTCGGACAGCGTCTCACCGGTGGTGGTCTGCTTCAGGCCCATGACGGCGACGATGTCGCCGGCGCCCACCGACTCGATCTCCTCACGCTTGTTCGCGTGCATGCGGTAGATCTTGCCGATGCGCTCCTTCTTGCCCTTGACGGAGTTCAGCACGGCGGTGCCGGACTCCAGGCGACCGGAGTAGATCCGGACGAAGGTGAGCTTGCCGAGGTGCGGGTCGCTCATGATCTTGAACGCCAGCGCGGACAGCGGCTCGTCGTCCGACGGCTTGCGCTTGACGACGACCTCGGGGTCCTTGACGTCGTGGCCCTCGATGGCCTCGACGTCGAGCGGGGTCGGCAGGTAGCGCACGACCGCGTCGAGCAGGGGCTGGACGCCCTTGTTCTTGAACGCGGTACCACAGAACACCGGGGTGACCGTGACGCCGTCGGACTTGCCGGACGCGATGGTGATGCGACGGATCGCGGCGTACAGCTGCTCCTCGGTGGGCTCCTGGCCCTCCAGGAACAGCTCCATGATCTCGTCGTCGTTCTCCGCGACGGCCTCGACCAGCTTGCCGCGGTACTCCTCGGCAGCCTCGGTG
Encoded proteins:
- a CDS encoding endo-1,4-beta-xylanase; the protein is MPVLALVAGALVATGVAVQPASAHGPSLRTLADRAGVRIGTAVDMTALADDRTYRRTTAREFDSVTAENVMKWESVEPQRGVYDWKPADDLVRYARAHGQVVRGHTLVWHSQLPGWLTAGVADGSIDATELRGILRDHITAEVKRYKGRIQQWDVVNEVFEEDGSLRNSIWLQQLGPSYIADAFRWAHAADPKAKLFLNDYNVEGVNAKSTAYYDLAKELKAAGVPVQGFGIQGHLAIQYGFPGQVAENLARFEALGMQTAFTEVDVRMILPADSAKRATQASYFRRLLDACLGARSCRSFTVWGFTDKYSWVPGVFDGQGAATPMDEGYGRKPAYGALREGLAAGR
- the fusA gene encoding elongation factor G, translating into MATTSLDLAKVRNIGIMAHIDAGKTTTTERILFYTGVSYKIGEVHDGAATMDWMEQEQERGITITSAATTCHWPLEDNDYTINIIDTPGHVDFTVEVERSLRVLDGAVTVFDGVAGVEPQSETVWRQADRYGVPRICFVNKLDRTGAEFHRCVDMISSRLGAVPLVMQLPIGAEMDFKGVVDLVRMKALVWSAEAAKGEMYDVVDIPATHTEAAEEYRGKLVEAVAENDDEIMELFLEGQEPTEEQLYAAIRRITIASGKSDGVTVTPVFCGTAFKNKGVQPLLDAVVRYLPTPLDVEAIEGHDVKDPEVVVKRKPSDDEPLSALAFKIMSDPHLGKLTFVRIYSGRLESGTAVLNSVKGKKERIGKIYRMHANKREEIESVGAGDIVAVMGLKQTTTGETLSDDKNPVILESMDFPAPVIQVAIEPKSKGDQEKLGVAIQRLAEEDPSFQVHSDEETGQTIIGGMGELHLEVLVDRMRREFKVEANVGKPQVAYRETIRKAVERVDYTHKKQTGGTGQFAKVQIAIEPLEGGDTSYEFVNKVTGGRIPKEYIPSVDAGAQEAMQFGILAGYEMTGVRVTLLDGAYHEVDSSELAFKIAGSQAFKEAARKASPVLLEPMMAVEVTTPEDYMGEVIGDINSRRGQIQAMEERAGARVVKGLVPLSEMFGYVGDLRSKTSGRASYSMQFDSYAEVPRNVAEEIIAKAKGE
- a CDS encoding glycosyl hydrolase 115 family protein, with protein sequence MSGYVSRRAVLGAGVAAVPVWSTQAGGAWAESDSGATDLRATDPGAYISFSPVAGAFALVGVPVVVSPEDHPGVVRVAGDLRDDIERVTGVRPGDAVGPEVVLVGTIGRSPLIDGLIAAGKLDVGGVRGKWETSLQTVVDRPMPGVRRAFVVAGSDPRGTIFGAYDVSYGIGVSPWYWWDDVPPVHRDAVYVRPGRFSQGTPAVKYRGIFINDENPALGTWAPAYFGPGKAPGHPGGFNAAFWAKVFEVLLRLKGNYVWPAVWGRAFAEDDPENHERASEYGIVMGTSHEAPMMRGIEEWNRHAVPGHDPYGGTGEWSYRRNAEAIKAYWRAGIQRMVDQGFEGVVTLGMRGNGDTSLPDGDGIELMKEIIETQRQIIEEVTGRPASETPQVWTLYKEVQRYWDRGLRAPDDVTVVLTDDNWGNIRKHPDPGEPVRRGGYGLYYHFDYVGVGRNYKWVDTANLANLWEQLHEAASYGNRGLWVVNVGDLKGNELPTEFFLNYAWDPSRWKLENLEEWERGFARQNFGAGAAAEIAEVLSAYGQLQARRKPELLNRRITVAEDTGEVVYDDQETPFFFGHRELERVTEEWRALAKRAERVARRLPAGAQDAWFELVGYAVLATANLYGLREAEFENLLYAGQGRAATNGRAAAAEVGLERDFALADRFNSEVAGGKWRGFQTQPHIGYGDVERYGPNAGWQQPEKDNVALPDEIFPKVRRIEVPEAAELGVAVDGADDSGEWWPRSTAEAVLPVFSPYQTRPQQYIEVFNRGRTPFEYRIEASVPWLVVERSRGRVEEQVRVEVRVDWGRVPGGGRAEGSVTVSGAGASVTVKAVAEKPSAREARGLRGFVEAGGYVAIDAEHCARAVGSRDGRVRWRRIERIGRTGAGLTPWPVTAPRQTPGGAGPRLEYEVGLLSAGEVTVWAYVSPRNPALATGGLRYAVSFGDDTPRTVDIHAVTGADDGLMNKQWARNTSDNVNVTATRHTIGRPGVHRLTFWMVDPTVVLQRLVIDTGGLTPTYLGPLESHRI
- the tuf gene encoding elongation factor Tu, which produces MAKAKFERTKPHVNIGTIGHIDHGKTTLTAAITKVLHDAFPDLNEASAFDQIDKAPEERQRGITISIAHVEYQTETRHYAHVDCPGHADYIKNMITGAAQMDGAILVVAATDGPMPQTKEHVLLARQVGVPYIVVALNKADMVDDEEILELVELEVRELLSEYEFPGDDLPVVKVSALKALEGDKEWGQSVLDLMKAVDENIPQPERDVDKPFLMPIEDVFTITGRGTVVTGRIERGVLKVNETVDIVGIKQDKTTTTVTGIEMFRKLLDEGQAGENVGLLLRGIKREDVERGQVIIKPGSVTPHTEFEAQAYILSKDEGGRHTPFFNNYRPQFYFRTTDVTGVVTLPEGTEMVMPGDNTEMKVELIQPIAMEEGLKFAIREGGRTVGAGQVTKITK